One Peterkaempfera bronchialis DNA window includes the following coding sequences:
- a CDS encoding carbohydrate ABC transporter permease, giving the protein MSQHGNGTATAPAGTGAVQPDGERRRDGGRRREGAGRRDRGPGIRGRQGVWGWLFVSPMVVVLGLFLLVPILMALWVSLLHWNGQSNPFSGAADFVGVRNYTDMLTTDGLDRRLFMTSVRNNLYYVLLAVPLQTVLSLGLAVAVNSRLVKGKGLFRTVFYFPSVTSSIAISTVFLFLFQGSGAVNALLKWFGITGPKWFTDAHGLVWSVLGWFGIVDPDKPVAALAAHGFLGLSWWDWLSGPSIAMCTIIALAVWTTSGTYMLIFLAALQDVPVELEEAARIDGAGRWQSFRHVTLPALRPVLFLVITLGLIGTWQVFDSVYVMSQGAPANTTLTPAYLSYTAGFQDSDYGRAAAIAFILLAIIVMMTIVQRVLLRDRDEHPSRFRLRRRRTS; this is encoded by the coding sequence ATGAGCCAGCACGGCAACGGCACCGCCACGGCGCCGGCCGGCACCGGCGCCGTCCAACCCGACGGAGAGCGCCGGCGTGACGGCGGCCGCCGCCGCGAGGGAGCGGGCCGCCGCGACCGAGGGCCCGGAATCAGAGGGCGCCAGGGCGTGTGGGGCTGGCTCTTTGTGAGCCCGATGGTGGTCGTCCTGGGGCTGTTCCTGCTGGTGCCGATCCTGATGGCGCTCTGGGTGAGCCTGCTGCACTGGAACGGCCAGTCCAACCCGTTCAGCGGCGCGGCGGACTTCGTCGGTGTGCGCAACTACACCGACATGCTCACCACCGACGGCCTGGACCGCCGGCTCTTCATGACCTCGGTGCGCAACAACCTCTACTACGTGCTGCTGGCCGTGCCGCTCCAGACCGTGCTCTCGCTCGGGCTGGCGGTCGCCGTCAACAGCCGCCTGGTCAAGGGCAAGGGCCTCTTCCGGACGGTCTTCTACTTCCCCTCGGTGACCAGCTCGATCGCCATCTCCACCGTCTTCCTCTTCCTCTTCCAGGGCAGCGGTGCGGTCAACGCGCTGCTGAAGTGGTTCGGGATCACCGGGCCGAAGTGGTTCACCGACGCGCATGGGCTGGTCTGGTCGGTACTCGGCTGGTTCGGCATCGTCGACCCCGACAAGCCCGTCGCGGCGCTGGCCGCGCACGGCTTCCTCGGGCTCTCCTGGTGGGACTGGCTCTCCGGCCCGTCCATCGCCATGTGCACCATCATCGCGCTGGCGGTGTGGACCACCTCGGGCACCTACATGCTGATCTTCCTCGCCGCGCTCCAGGACGTGCCGGTCGAGCTGGAGGAGGCGGCCCGGATCGACGGCGCCGGCCGCTGGCAGTCCTTCCGCCATGTCACCCTGCCCGCGCTGCGCCCGGTGCTCTTCCTGGTGATCACGCTCGGGCTGATCGGCACCTGGCAGGTCTTCGACTCCGTCTATGTGATGAGCCAGGGCGCCCCGGCCAACACCACCCTCACCCCCGCCTACCTCTCGTACACCGCAGGGTTCCAGGACAGCGACTACGGCCGCGCCGCCGCCATCGCCTTCATCCTGCTGGCGATCATCGTGATGATGACCATCGTCCAGCGCGTACTGCTGCGGGACCGCGACGAGCACCCGTCGCGCTTCCGGCTCCGGCGCAGGAGGACCTCATGA
- a CDS encoding carbohydrate ABC transporter permease, translating into MSTPKNPIRAHRGGNRTVRIIAYPVLILLGLVYVLPFVVQIVTSLKTDPDAAAHPLSLIPNPFSLASYQRLFGSGVAGDAVPFPHWLANSVLVTLFVTAGRVFFDSLAGYALARLDFRGRKLLFNGLLTVMAVPGVVLLIPKFLVLNQLGIFDTYAGMIIPLMVDAAGVFIMRQFFVSLPKEVEEAARIDGAGVFRTFWSVVLPMARPALITLTILSFQGSWNEFTHFLVATQSPQYETLTTGLAHFVSGSLSAGTQYPLKLTAALLATIPVAILFFVFQRHFVRSANSGAVKQ; encoded by the coding sequence ATGAGCACCCCCAAGAACCCGATCCGCGCCCACCGCGGCGGGAACCGGACGGTACGGATCATCGCCTACCCGGTGCTGATCCTGCTCGGCCTGGTCTATGTGCTGCCGTTCGTCGTCCAGATCGTCACCTCGCTCAAGACCGACCCGGACGCCGCCGCACATCCGCTCTCGCTGATCCCCAACCCGTTCTCGCTCGCCTCCTACCAGCGGCTCTTCGGCTCGGGCGTGGCCGGTGACGCGGTGCCGTTCCCGCACTGGCTGGCCAACTCCGTGCTGGTCACGCTCTTTGTCACCGCCGGGCGGGTGTTCTTCGACTCGCTGGCCGGGTACGCCCTGGCCCGGCTGGACTTCCGGGGCCGCAAGCTGCTCTTCAACGGGCTGCTGACGGTGATGGCCGTACCGGGCGTGGTGCTGCTGATCCCCAAGTTCCTGGTGCTCAACCAGCTCGGGATCTTCGACACCTACGCGGGCATGATCATTCCGCTGATGGTCGACGCCGCCGGGGTGTTCATCATGCGCCAGTTCTTCGTCTCGCTGCCGAAGGAGGTGGAGGAGGCGGCCCGGATCGACGGCGCGGGCGTCTTCCGCACCTTCTGGTCGGTGGTGCTCCCGATGGCCCGCCCGGCACTGATCACCCTGACCATCCTGTCGTTCCAGGGCTCCTGGAACGAGTTCACCCACTTCCTGGTGGCCACCCAGTCCCCGCAGTACGAGACCCTGACCACCGGCCTGGCGCACTTTGTCTCGGGCAGCCTGAGCGCGGGCACCCAGTACCCGCTCAAGCTCACGGCGGCGCTGCTGGCGACCATCCCGGTGGCCATCCTCTTCTTCGTCTTCCAGCGGCACTTCGTCCGCAGCGCCAACTCCGGAGCCGTCAAGCAGTGA
- a CDS encoding ABC transporter substrate-binding protein, protein MQRTVRTAAATAFAVALLATACSTKGSTPSAAASDGGVAMGPGVTAHAIKLGVLTDLSGPIGPQGKAGLAGIKLFWEQQNARGGVCDRTVEIVARDNQYNVQKSVVHYAALRNEVLGLQNFAGAADVLAVQQQIKSDRMVVLPGSYDSAILAIPTAPLPGSPYDIEAINGVSYLVGAKKIAEGDTIGVIHYPSGIGTNVLAGVKAAAEHFKLRLVEQEIDPTSSDVTAQVAAMKAAGAKVIVMGTSGTQTVAVASLAYSSGYRVTVQAPNLISAASVTGPARDALVKTVVLTGNTSPFSADKPVIKEMLAAFKAEYPDTDITAPAGAGYVFAKIYLQILERACANKDLTRDGLATALAQLTSIDSGGMQVALDFSKPGEPASRESFIMKPDPASVDGVSVVQEPKASELALSYVPTGR, encoded by the coding sequence ATGCAGAGAACCGTGCGCACCGCCGCCGCCACAGCCTTCGCCGTCGCGCTGCTGGCCACCGCCTGCTCGACCAAGGGCAGCACCCCCTCGGCCGCCGCCTCCGACGGTGGGGTCGCCATGGGTCCCGGCGTGACCGCCCACGCCATCAAGCTCGGCGTGCTCACCGACCTGTCCGGTCCGATCGGCCCGCAGGGCAAGGCCGGACTGGCCGGCATCAAGCTCTTCTGGGAGCAGCAGAACGCCAGGGGCGGGGTCTGCGACCGCACCGTGGAGATCGTCGCCAGGGACAACCAGTACAACGTGCAGAAGTCCGTGGTGCACTACGCGGCGCTGCGCAACGAGGTCCTGGGCCTCCAGAACTTCGCGGGCGCCGCAGATGTCCTGGCCGTCCAGCAGCAGATCAAGTCCGACCGGATGGTCGTGCTGCCCGGCTCGTACGACAGCGCCATCCTGGCCATCCCCACCGCCCCGCTGCCGGGCTCGCCGTACGACATCGAGGCGATCAACGGCGTCAGCTACCTGGTCGGGGCGAAGAAGATCGCCGAGGGCGACACCATCGGCGTCATCCACTACCCGAGCGGTATCGGCACCAATGTGCTGGCCGGGGTGAAGGCCGCCGCCGAGCACTTCAAGCTCAGGCTGGTGGAGCAGGAGATCGACCCCACCAGCAGCGATGTCACCGCCCAGGTGGCGGCGATGAAGGCGGCCGGTGCCAAGGTCATCGTGATGGGCACCTCCGGTACCCAGACCGTGGCGGTGGCCTCGCTGGCCTACTCCAGCGGCTACCGGGTGACCGTGCAGGCACCGAATCTGATCTCGGCCGCCTCGGTCACCGGCCCGGCCAGGGACGCCCTGGTCAAGACGGTGGTGCTGACCGGCAACACCTCGCCGTTCTCCGCCGACAAGCCGGTGATCAAGGAGATGCTGGCCGCGTTCAAGGCCGAGTACCCGGACACCGACATCACCGCCCCGGCCGGCGCCGGCTATGTCTTCGCCAAGATCTACCTCCAGATCCTGGAGCGCGCCTGCGCCAACAAGGACCTCACCCGGGACGGCCTGGCCACGGCCCTGGCCCAGCTGACCTCGATCGACTCGGGCGGCATGCAGGTCGCGCTGGACTTCTCCAAGCCGGGTGAGCCCGCCTCGCGCGAGAGCTTCATCATGAAGCCGGACCCGGCCTCCGTGGACGGCGTGTCCGTCGTACAGGAGCCGAAGGCCAGCGAACTCGCCCTCAGCTACGTCCCGACCGGCCGTTGA